Genomic segment of Methanoculleus horonobensis:
GAAACTGCTGCCGTACGATAGGTCCGGCGTCTTTTTAGTGGACGACACACGGGCGCTGCTCTGGATGGAAGGGGCCGACGGTCAGCCCTCCGCCCTCTATTCGGAGTCCGCGGGGCTCGCCCTCTTCGTGCGGCGGCACATCGCCACCGTCATGGAATGGGCAAAGGCTGCGGTTCAGTAATCGTCCAGGTAGCCCATTGCCTGGACATCGATCAACCCTTTGAGCGCCCGGGTCACGACCGGACGCCCGGTCTCCCTGACGGCCGCCATCGCGTTCGTGCCCCCGACCATCGCCACGCCTATGTACTGCGGGCTCACCGGGACACCGAGCAGGGGGACGTTCGGGGCGCCGACGTCGAGGATGCCGGAGAACCCTATGGCCGCAAGTTCGTCGAGCACCTCACCCAGGAGTTGCTCGGCCTCCATGTGGCACTCTCTGATGTTTGCGAGGATGTTGCCCTTCCCGTGGTTCATGACGTCGAGGATCGACGTTGCCTCCTGGGAGATGAGAACTTCGAGAGGGTCGAGCGTGGTGTCGCGGTAGAGGATCATGCTCGTGAACCGCTGCGCAACCCTCCCGTCGACCTCGACGATCCCGCCCCCGATCGGGCTCGCCGGGATGCCGCGCTGGAGGAGAAGAGCGTCGAGCGTGATGCTGCACATCGTGCAGATGGCGTGCCGACCATCCGGCACGGTGTAGCCGCCGACCTGCTCCCCCGGCCCGGCGACCAGGAGCCGGTCGCTGATGGTGATGCCCCGTTTGTGCGCCTCTTTCATGACGGAGAGCGTGAACTCGAGGTCGCGGCTCTCGATGAGCGAGAGGTTGTAGATGATCTTCCCCGTGTCGTCCTCCGGGCGGTAGGTCACCTTGAGCGCGTACTCCTCGATGCGGTGGTTGGTGAACTTCAGGGGAGCATGCATTATCAGATCTCTTGCATTGCAGGAGAAAAAGTGTTGCCTTCGGATTCAACGGATTCGGCCGGCAGAAGCGCGGGGCGGCACCGGCCTTCTGCCGCCTTTCGTTCACCCGGCGTTACGCATTTTGAATCTTCCCCGTCAAACGCCCTGCTCCACTGCTGCCCGCGGCCGCCCTCTCGAAGGGAAAACTTGTTCTATCTCCCTGTGGTATTGTTAGATGAATGGAGAGTGGGACTCGGGAAAAAGCCCGGAACGTGCTGAAGCGGATCCTTGCCGCGGCCTCCTACGACGTTGAGGAGGTCGGCGACCCGCTGGATCTCTCCGCGATCGGGAACGAGGATGCCCTGGTGGTGCTCTGCTCGGACGATCCGGAGACGATTGAGAGCTTCGATTCGATGATCTATCGCCTGCGCACCGGTGAAGACGACTGGGTCTGCAGGAAATTGCTCTTCACCCTCGATTCGGCGGTGCAGACGGAGGACTGCATCCGGTGGGGGCCGGACGAGTTCGTCCGCTACGCAGGCAGGGCTGCGCTCGCGGAGGTGCTCGGACAGAACCTGATCCTGGATCTTCCCCGGCCGGTCCGGGCTGCCCGCCGGGGGCAGATCGAGGCCTCTCCTGCCGCGGTGAAGGAAGAGCCGCTGGATGGGCCGGAGTTGCCCCACCTCCCGGTGCAGGTCTCCGAGCAGCGTGCCTGCGGCATCGCCGGAATACACGGGACGGCGAAGTGCCGGTTCATCCCGTACTGGAACTACCGCTACGTGAGCACCGGCGAGCGCGAGGTGAAAGATCGACTGGTCTCTTTCGACGCCGAGGGTGCCGGGGCGGTCAACGCCATCAACGGCCTGAAGATGGAGATCAACCCCGACGAGATCGAGCGGGGCCCGGTTCCGTTCGGATCAGAGATCGTCTCCACCCGGCTCGTGCGGGAGGACGTGGAGGAGCAACTGGTGCGGGACGTCATCGACCGTCTCACCCAGAGGGTGCGGTTCCGCTACGAGAAGGGCGATGCCATCTTCTACGAGGAGAAGACCCTCAAACCCGACCGGAACAACATCACCATCGACATCGAGGCCGTCTATGTGCCGGTCTGGCAGGTGCGGGGCGGGAGCAAGATCGTCGAGGTCAACGGGTTCACCGGCGAGGTTCTCTCGATGCCGATGGACGAAGGCGTCGAACTGCTGTAGGTGAAGATCATGATCGTCGTCATCGGCGGCGGGCCCGCGGGGAGGCTCGGGGCGATCCACCTCGCGCAGGCGGGAAAGGAGGTCAGGCTTGTCGAGCGGCGCAGTATCGGGGGGCAGTGCCTCCATGAGCGGTGCATGACGATCTGTGCCTTGAACGACGTTGCGCGGCTGATCGAGTCTGCCAGAACCCAGAAGGATCTCGGGATCCTCGACTCGGTGCCGACCGTCTCATACCCGGCGATCCGGAAGCGAATATGCGAAGTCCAGGATAAACTCTCCTCGGTTCTCGATGCGGAGACCCGGCGGGCGGGAGTCGAGATCGTCTACGGAGCCGTTGGCCTGCTGGAGGGGAGCCGGGTCTTCATCGACGACGAAGAAGTCCGGGCGGACGCGGTTCTCGCGGCCACCGGTTCGCGGCCGGCAATCCCCGAGATCCCCGGCACCGATCTTACCGGTGTCTATACCTACCGGACGCTCCCCACCATGCCCGATATCCCCCGCCGCATGGCCGTCATCGGCGGCGGAGTGGTGGCGGCGGAGTTCGCCCATATCTTCCACGCCTTCGGGGTCGAGGTCGAGATGATCGCCCGGCACGGGCTGCTCCGGGATCTCGACGAGAAGATGCGTTCCGCTGCGCTGCGCGACCTTGCCGGGGTCGGCATCCGTGAAGAGACCCCGGTTATGAGTATCGAAGGCGGCGGACGAGTCCGCTCGGTTCTCCTCGCCGACGGCGAGGAGGTTGAGGCCGATGCCGTGCTGCTTGCAACAGGGCTCGTCCCCCATTCGGAGATGCTCCAGGGACTCGATAAGCGCCCGGACGGTGCCGTCATCGTCGACGCGAAGATGCGCACGAGCGTTCCGGGTGTCTACGCCGCAGGCGACGTCATCGGCCCGCCCTATCTCACCCCCGCGGCCCGGAGGGAGGGTGTGGTGGCGGCCGAGAACATCCTCGGCCGCGAGACCGTCATGAACTACGAAGGCATTCCCCAGGCGATGAGCCTCCGCTACGATTACGCCTCCGCCGCGATCGCCGCCGGGGACGAAGGCGTCACCCTCTCGGCCCCCGCGCCCGCGGGCCCCGGTTCGTTCTGGGATGTCGCAGGGGGTTGGGCGGGGCTTGCCCAGGTTCGGGTCGATCCCGCGACCGGCCGGCTGATCGGGGCGGCCGCCGCCGTCCCCGGGGCGTCGCTCCTCCTCTCTTATATCGGTTACCTGATGAAACAGGGCATCACCGTCGACGACTTCGACGAGATCGTCGAGGTTCATCCCTCGACCGACGGCGTCTACGGGCTCGCCCGCTACGCTTCCGGGATGCTCAAGAAGAAAGATGAATGATGCATTCCGGCGGCTCTAGAGCTGCCGGAACATCTGCCCGAACTTCGGGATGAAATCTTTTTTGCGGGACATGACGCCCTCGAGCCGAACCGGCTGGTCCCGGAGATCCAGTTTGGCGATGCAGGCCTCGTCACCGGCGGCGAAGAGGTCGCTTGCGTTGCAAAAGACGTTCGTAAAGAGGGCGAAGAAGCAGTCGACCCCCATCGTCGTCCGGAGATGGTCGATCTCCGCGCGGATCTCGCCGGCGTGGGTCTCTGCGAATTCAAACGACGACGTCATCACCTGCGAGACCATGATGCTCTTCCCGAAGAGGTTGTAGCGCTTCATGTCCCGGGTGAGGAGCTCTTCCTTTGGGAGAGCGTCGAGATCCATGCCCTTCCGGATCAGTTCCGGCCCGTACTCGGCCGGGTCGACCCCGGCGATCTCCGCGAGGTAGTCGGCCGCCCGGATATCCGCCGGAGTGGTCGTCGAGAGTTTCATCACCATCGTATCCGAGAGGATCCCCGAGAGAAGGAGCCCGGCGGTCGACGGCGTGGGCTCCACGCAGGCCTCGATGAACTTGTTCGCCACGATCGTCGAGGTCGACCCCACGGGGTCGTTGAGGAACCGCACCGGTTTTAAGGTCGAGATCGCGCCGAGACGGTGGTGATCGATGATCTCCAGGATATCCGCCTGCTCGATCCCGTCCACGGCCTGGGAGTACTCGTTGTGGTCGAGGAGGATCACCGACTTCTGAACCTCCTGCATCAGCGTCGTCCGGGATACGAGCCCGATATGCCTTCCCTCTTCCCCGACGACACAGGCCGTCCTGAACTTGGAGTTCGAGACGACCCCTTTCGCATACTCAAGCGAGTCCTCCATACGGACGGTGGGGACGTCGGTCTCCATGATCATGCTCGCGGGGAGGGAGAGGCTGATCATCTTGCCGACGCTGAACGCGTCGAGTGTCGTCGAGAGCACCGAGGCGCCCCTCGCCCGCGCGGCGTCGATCACCCGCTCGCCCACCGGCGCTCCTTCGGCGATGATGAGCGCGGCGACCCCGGCCGATATCAGGGCGAGCTGGGCCGGCTCGTTGTCCCCGACGATCGCGATATCGTCGGGTGTCATCCGCGAGAGGGTGACGTGCAGGGCGTCGATGACGGTGTAGACCCGGCCCTCCCCGAGCGTCTCGCGCGCCGGCACGACCGTCCGGGCGTCCAGGATGCGGGCGAGGGTCTCGAGCGGCATCGGGATGAGGGAGAGTTGCTCCCGGGGGTTCTTCCGGACATAGGTCCGGGCGAGGCCGTACTCGCTGACGAGGCCGACCAGGCTCTCGTTCACGTCCGTGATCGGCATGTTTCGCATGTCGTAGGTGTCCATCAGGGCGGCGACGTCGATCGTCGGGACGTCCTGACGGACGCTCCGGGTGTCGAGCGGTATGTCCGATACGGTGGGTTCGACGCTCGCTACGTAGACCGGGGCCTCGACGCCGAACGTCTCGAGCGCAGACCTCGCCTCGGGGCTCACCTCCCCGCACCGGGCGGGGATGTACTTTCCCGGCTCGGCGCGGTTGCGGAGTTCGGCGTAGCCGATGACGCTGCAGATGCTGTCGGTGTCGGGCTGTTTGTGGCCGATGATGATGATCTTGTTCTGTCCCATAGTTTCCTCGGAACCCCGGCGGGGCAACGGTTGTCTCCAGAGGTATCACCCTCTGCCGTCAAAGGTTTTATCCCGGCCATGGGGTGGTGCGGGGGTAACGTTGAAGTAGAGGCTCTCTCCATTCTTCCGTGTGGAATCCGGTCGTCCCCTCCTCATCCTGTTCGCCCTTGTATGCGTTCTTGTCTTTCCGGCCGCGGGAGCGCAGGGTGACATGACGGTGACGTCCGTTTCTGTCGAACCGGAAGTCCTGATGCCGGGCGATACGGGGTTTGTGACGGTTGCCGTGCAGAACACCGGCCGGTTCACCCTCCCGCTCGGCGGCGCCCGCCTCTACGAGGACGGCGTCGTCCCGACAGGCGAGCCCTACCCCTCCGTCGGGAGTCTCGGGGCCGGCCTCAACCGAACGTTCACCTTCGCCGTCCGGACGGACGCCTCGAACGGGATATATTACCCACGGTTCTCTCTCGATCTCCGGGAGAATGGAACCCTCAGCCACCCGGTTCCGGTCCGGGTCGACGACACGCCGCTCAATGCATCGGTCTTCGAGAGACCGGATGCCTTCGCTGAGTCCCGGACGGCCGCCGTCGCCGTCCAGGTCGGAAACCCGCGCTCGAACGCCGCCTCCGGCGTCCAGGTGATCACCCGGGGCGCGAACTTCTCCGTCACGCCGGAGAGCGCGTTCGTCGGCACCCTGAAACCCGGTGCGTCGGGGACCGTCGCCTTCAACCTGACCCCGGCTGCCGAGACGAACGTCACGTTCCAGGTGGTCTGGCGCAACGGCGTCAACACCCATACCGCCGATCTCGTGCTGCCGGTCACGTTCGGCGAGGACAAACGGCAGGCGGACCCCGTCATCACCAACGTCGAGGTCGCCGTGGAGGGAGAGAACTACCGCGCGACGGGCGACGTCATGAACGCGGGGCTCGAGCCTGCCCGATCGGTCATCATCTCCCCGGGCGCGCCCGCGGCGCCGGTCGATCCCTTCCGGGTCTACGTCGTCGGGACGCTCGATCCCGACGACATCTCGACGTTCGAGGTGACGTTCAGGGCCGGTGCAAACGCGACCGAGATCCCGCTCGTCATCGAGTACCGGGACGACGACGGTAACCCCTACTCCGTCGAGCGGCCGATCTCGCTCGAGAACCGCACGGGAGAGGAGGCTGCCGATGCCGGACTACCCGCTCCGGCCGTTGCCGCCGTGGCGCTGCTCGTCGTCGCTGCCGGCCTGGCGGCCCTCTGGTACGTCCGGAGGCGGCAGCGGTGAGCGGCGAACCGATCCTCCGGTTCGAGGAGGTCAGCAAGATCTATCCCCTCCCGGCAGGCGACGTCGTGGCGCTCGACCGCGTCACCCTCACTGTCGATCCGGGGGAGTTCATCGCCGTGATGGGGCCTTCGGGCTCCGGGAAGTCGACACTCCTGAACCTGATGGGCTGCCTCGACGTCCCGACCACCGGGAAGATCTACCTCTCCGGGCAGGAGATCTCTCAGATGAGCGACGACGACCTCACCCGGCTCCGGCGCGACCGCATCGGGTTCGTCTTCCAGCAGTTCAACCTGATTCCCCTCCTCTCGGCGGTCGAGAACGTCGAGTTTCCCATCGTTCTCACCACCGACCGGGAGGAGAGTCGGCGCCGGGCGATCGAGGTCATGCGGGCGATGCACCTCAACGACGCCCTCTTCACCCACAGGCCGGGCGAACTCTCGGGCGGCGAGCAGCAGCGGGTCGCGATCGCCCGGGCGCTCGTGAACGACCCCGATCTCCTCCTCTGCGACGAACCGACCGGGAACCTGGACACGAAGACAGGGACGGCGATCATGGAGATCCTCGCGGAGGAGAACCGGGAGGGCAAGACGGTCGTCATGGTCACCCACGATCCGGGAGTCGCCGCGTACGCCCGCCGCACGATCCGGATCGTGGACGGGAGGCTGGCGTAGTGTTCTTCTCGTTCGCGGCGAGGAACCTCAAGCGGCACTGGGCACGCTCAGGCCTCTCGATCATCGGGATCGTCATCGGGGTCGTCGCCATCGCTTCGATGGGGGTCATGGGCAACAGCATCAACCTCCTCGCCGCGAACATCATCACCGACGTCGGGGACACCGTCGTGGTCACGCCGCACACCGCGATCGGCGGAACCTTCGCCGGAGACCCGCGGACGGCCGTGGACGCCGCCATCCCCGCCCGCGAGGTCGAGGAGATCCGGCGGGCGGCAAACCCGCACCGGACGATCCCGGTGCTCCAGGGAGCCGACGAGGTCGAGTTCGGCCGCGGCGAGAGCGGGTATGCCCAGATCATCGGGCTCGCATCGGACGATATCCCCGTCCTGCTCGAACTCGCGGAGGGGCAGCACCTCCGGCAGAACCAGGCGGGCGCGCTCGTCGGGATCCACCTGGCCCGGGAGTACGGTATAGCCCCGGGTTCGAGGATCGTGATCGGGGGCGAGGACGTCCGGGTGGCGGGCGTGCTTGCGGAGCGGGGGATGGGGTTCGATATCAACCCGGACTATGCGATCGTCGTCTCCGAAGGCTGGTACGAGAGCCACTTCGGGGCGAAGGACTCCTATCCGCTGGTCATCGTCCGGGTGGGTGATGTCGACGAGATCGACGCCGTAAAGGATGCTATCGAGAGCCGGATCAACCGGCGCGAGGAGGTGGTCGACGTAGCCGACTCGCGCGAGATGCTCGGGCAGTACGAGGAGATCTATGGTCAGATAACGCTGTTTCTCCTCGGTATCGGCGGGATTGCACTCGTCGTCGCCGCCGTCAATATCCTGAATGTTATGTACATCTCGGTGACCGAGCGCATCCGTGAGATCGGCGTCATGCGGAGCATCGGGGCGTTGCGCGGGGAGATCCTCCGGATGTTTCTGTATGAAGCGGTGATCCTCGGGCTCATCGGAAGCGTCGTCGGCGGTCTTCTGAGCACCGCCTTTGGGTACCTCATCAGCGTCGCCGCGATCGAGGTCGCCACGGCCGGGACGACCTTCGGCGAGAACTTCACGGTCTTCGACCAGAGCGCGATCGGGTTCATCGTCTTCGGGATGGCGTTCGGCATCGCAACCAGTATCGCCGCCGGGTTCTACCCGGCGTGGATTGCCTCGCACCTCGCCCCGGTCGATGCGATGAGGCAGAGATGAAGAGGAGCGGCCGGGCATGATCTTCATCGAGCTCGCGGTCAGGAATCTCAGGCGGCACAAAGTCCGTTCGGTTCTCGCAACGGTCGGCATCATCATCGGTGTCGTCGCCATCGCCTCCCTCGGCATCATGGGCAGCAGTCTCTCGACGCTTGTCGGGGGCATGGTCTCGGACGTGAGCGACACCGTTCTCGTCACCCCCCACCTCGCGGCATCGAGCGGCGACCCGTTCGATCCCCGAAACACCCTTGCCGCACGCATCTCCGAGAGGAACGTGGGGCTGGTAGAGAAGGCCGCCGGACAGCACCGCGTCGTCCCCATGATCGTCGCGTCCGATCGGCTTCGGGTACGGGATACGAGCGGCTACGCAACGATATACGCCATGCCTGCGGCCGATATCCCCTTCCTGCTCGAGCTGGAGGCGGGCCTCTACCCCCAGGGAAGATCTTCGGGGGTGATGGTGGGCTCGCTCCTTGCCGATGAGTTCGACCTCCATCCGGGGAGCCGCATCGAGGTCGGGGGCGAGAGCGTCCGCGTCATGGGGGTCGCGGCGGAGCGGGGGATGGGCATCGACATCAACCCCGATTACGCCATCATCGTCACGGAGGACTGGTACACGGAGCGGCACGGGGCGCAGGACTACAGCCGGGTCGTCGTGAAGGTCAGCGATCTCTCCGCTATCGAGGATGTCAAGGCCTCCATCGACCAGCAGATCAACCGCAGGAAGGAGGTCGTGGACATCCTCGACTCACGCGAGATCCTGGAGATCTACTACGAGACGATTGACGCCATGAACGTCTTCCTCCTCGGTATCGGCGGGGTATCGCTCCTCGTCGCGAGCGTGAGCATCTTGAACGTCATGATCATATCGGTCACGGAGCGGACGGCGGAGATCGGGCTGATGCGGAGCATCGGGGCGCGAAGACGGGAGGTTCTCCGGATGTTCCTCTACGAGAGCCTGATCCTCGGGGCCATGGGGAGCATCGTCGGCGGCACCATCAGCGCGGTGGTCGCCTACTACGCCTCTGCCTCCGTAGGAGACCTCTTCGCCGATTTTGCCGTCTCGGGAGAGGCCGGCATCCCCGTCTCCGTGGTGATCGGCTACGTCACCTTTGCGATGGCGTTCGGCATCGGGACAAGTGTCGTCGCCGGGTTCTACC
This window contains:
- a CDS encoding ABC transporter permease translates to MFFSFAARNLKRHWARSGLSIIGIVIGVVAIASMGVMGNSINLLAANIITDVGDTVVVTPHTAIGGTFAGDPRTAVDAAIPAREVEEIRRAANPHRTIPVLQGADEVEFGRGESGYAQIIGLASDDIPVLLELAEGQHLRQNQAGALVGIHLAREYGIAPGSRIVIGGEDVRVAGVLAERGMGFDINPDYAIVVSEGWYESHFGAKDSYPLVIVRVGDVDEIDAVKDAIESRINRREEVVDVADSREMLGQYEEIYGQITLFLLGIGGIALVVAAVNILNVMYISVTERIREIGVMRSIGALRGEILRMFLYEAVILGLIGSVVGGLLSTAFGYLISVAAIEVATAGTTFGENFTVFDQSAIGFIVFGMAFGIATSIAAGFYPAWIASHLAPVDAMRQR
- a CDS encoding dihydrolipoyl dehydrogenase family protein yields the protein MIVVIGGGPAGRLGAIHLAQAGKEVRLVERRSIGGQCLHERCMTICALNDVARLIESARTQKDLGILDSVPTVSYPAIRKRICEVQDKLSSVLDAETRRAGVEIVYGAVGLLEGSRVFIDDEEVRADAVLAATGSRPAIPEIPGTDLTGVYTYRTLPTMPDIPRRMAVIGGGVVAAEFAHIFHAFGVEVEMIARHGLLRDLDEKMRSAALRDLAGVGIREETPVMSIEGGGRVRSVLLADGEEVEADAVLLATGLVPHSEMLQGLDKRPDGAVIVDAKMRTSVPGVYAAGDVIGPPYLTPAARREGVVAAENILGRETVMNYEGIPQAMSLRYDYASAAIAAGDEGVTLSAPAPAGPGSFWDVAGGWAGLAQVRVDPATGRLIGAAAAVPGASLLLSYIGYLMKQGITVDDFDEIVEVHPSTDGVYGLARYASGMLKKKDE
- a CDS encoding putative manganese-dependent inorganic diphosphatase; the protein is MGQNKIIIIGHKQPDTDSICSVIGYAELRNRAEPGKYIPARCGEVSPEARSALETFGVEAPVYVASVEPTVSDIPLDTRSVRQDVPTIDVAALMDTYDMRNMPITDVNESLVGLVSEYGLARTYVRKNPREQLSLIPMPLETLARILDARTVVPARETLGEGRVYTVIDALHVTLSRMTPDDIAIVGDNEPAQLALISAGVAALIIAEGAPVGERVIDAARARGASVLSTTLDAFSVGKMISLSLPASMIMETDVPTVRMEDSLEYAKGVVSNSKFRTACVVGEEGRHIGLVSRTTLMQEVQKSVILLDHNEYSQAVDGIEQADILEIIDHHRLGAISTLKPVRFLNDPVGSTSTIVANKFIEACVEPTPSTAGLLLSGILSDTMVMKLSTTTPADIRAADYLAEIAGVDPAEYGPELIRKGMDLDALPKEELLTRDMKRYNLFGKSIMVSQVMTSSFEFAETHAGEIRAEIDHLRTTMGVDCFFALFTNVFCNASDLFAAGDEACIAKLDLRDQPVRLEGVMSRKKDFIPKFGQMFRQL
- a CDS encoding DUF128 domain-containing protein; translated protein: MHAPLKFTNHRIEEYALKVTYRPEDDTGKIIYNLSLIESRDLEFTLSVMKEAHKRGITISDRLLVAGPGEQVGGYTVPDGRHAICTMCSITLDALLLQRGIPASPIGGGIVEVDGRVAQRFTSMILYRDTTLDPLEVLISQEATSILDVMNHGKGNILANIRECHMEAEQLLGEVLDELAAIGFSGILDVGAPNVPLLGVPVSPQYIGVAMVGGTNAMAAVRETGRPVVTRALKGLIDVQAMGYLDDY
- a CDS encoding ABC transporter permease; amino-acid sequence: MIFIELAVRNLRRHKVRSVLATVGIIIGVVAIASLGIMGSSLSTLVGGMVSDVSDTVLVTPHLAASSGDPFDPRNTLAARISERNVGLVEKAAGQHRVVPMIVASDRLRVRDTSGYATIYAMPAADIPFLLELEAGLYPQGRSSGVMVGSLLADEFDLHPGSRIEVGGESVRVMGVAAERGMGIDINPDYAIIVTEDWYTERHGAQDYSRVVVKVSDLSAIEDVKASIDQQINRRKEVVDILDSREILEIYYETIDAMNVFLLGIGGVSLLVASVSILNVMIISVTERTAEIGLMRSIGARRREVLRMFLYESLILGAMGSIVGGTISAVVAYYASASVGDLFADFAVSGEAGIPVSVVIGYVTFAMAFGIGTSVVAGFYPSWKAAQLNPIEALRYE
- a CDS encoding ABC transporter ATP-binding protein, producing the protein MSGEPILRFEEVSKIYPLPAGDVVALDRVTLTVDPGEFIAVMGPSGSGKSTLLNLMGCLDVPTTGKIYLSGQEISQMSDDDLTRLRRDRIGFVFQQFNLIPLLSAVENVEFPIVLTTDREESRRRAIEVMRAMHLNDALFTHRPGELSGGEQQRVAIARALVNDPDLLLCDEPTGNLDTKTGTAIMEILAEENREGKTVVMVTHDPGVAAYARRTIRIVDGRLA
- a CDS encoding COG1361 family protein, producing MTVTSVSVEPEVLMPGDTGFVTVAVQNTGRFTLPLGGARLYEDGVVPTGEPYPSVGSLGAGLNRTFTFAVRTDASNGIYYPRFSLDLRENGTLSHPVPVRVDDTPLNASVFERPDAFAESRTAAVAVQVGNPRSNAASGVQVITRGANFSVTPESAFVGTLKPGASGTVAFNLTPAAETNVTFQVVWRNGVNTHTADLVLPVTFGEDKRQADPVITNVEVAVEGENYRATGDVMNAGLEPARSVIISPGAPAAPVDPFRVYVVGTLDPDDISTFEVTFRAGANATEIPLVIEYRDDDGNPYSVERPISLENRTGEEAADAGLPAPAVAAVALLVVAAGLAALWYVRRRQR